A region from the Geitlerinema sp. PCC 9228 genome encodes:
- a CDS encoding DUF2887 domain-containing protein: protein MKTDHSFYQLFQQFPESFFEMIGSASQAENYRFDAIEVKEVAFRMDGAFLPKDNAIDSPIYFIEVQFKNQIYARLLSEIFIFLRRHHPQQLWQAVVISQPQLKLHLKGSTTLYFHTQL from the coding sequence ATTTTACCAATTATTTCAACAATTCCCCGAAAGTTTCTTTGAAATGATTGGTTCAGCCAGTCAAGCCGAGAACTATAGATTCGACGCCATCGAAGTCAAAGAAGTCGCCTTTCGCATGGATGGTGCCTTTCTCCCCAAAGACAACGCCATCGATTCTCCCATCTACTTCATCGAGGTTCAATTCAAAAACCAAATTTACGCGCGTCTACTTTCCGAAATCTTCATCTTCCTACGCCGCCACCATCCCCAACAACTGTGGCAAGCAGTCGTCATCTCCCAGCCGCAGCTAAAACTTCACCTAAAGGGAAGCACAACCCTATACTTCCATACTCAACTCTGA